The nucleotide window CGAGCCGGACGAGCCGGAGCCGCTCGGATCCGGTGAGGTCCGCGACCACCTCGGCCGACGCGGGACGACGCCCGTCGCGGTCGTCTTCGACGCCCCCGACCTCGTCGACGACCAGCTGTGGCCGCAGCTCCGGCGGTCGCTCGACGGGATCGTCCGCGGGCTCGACGATCACGGGTTCGATGTCCTCCGGGCGACCGCGATGACGGACGCGGCGAGCGCGGAGACCGATCCGACTGGGGCGACGCGAGCGGCGCTGTACGCGGAGTTAGAGGTGACGGAACGGCCGACCGTCGAACGTCACGATGGACCGCCGGTCGCGGTGCGGAAACACGCGGCGAGCTTCTACGAGTCGTACGTCGACGACGTCGACCCGGACACGTACGGACCGTTCATCGACGGGGACCGCTACGTCGTCGAGCGCGAGCGCGAGTTCGCCACCGTCAGGGAGTACCTCGAGAGCGACGCCGCGAGCGACGTGGCGCTCGGCGCGCAGGTGGAGTCGGCGTTTGCCGACCGCGACGTGCTGGTCGGCGACGCGGTCGCGACGCTCGCGCCCGCGTTCGGCCGGCCGCTCCGGGAGTTCTACGAGCCGCGACCGTGAGGGCTTCCGTCGGAACGCGGCCGCGAGGAGCGGGACGGAGACGCCGACGTGCGAGCGGGCGTCACCGAGAGACGCGGTCGAGAAGCCAGTAGACCAGCACCGCGACGAGGGTGACGACCACCGCAACCGCCGAGAGGAGCCCGGCGGCGCGGGGGAACGACAGCCAGAACGCGGCGTAGAAGGCGAGCGCGAACGCGAACAGGCCGACGACCAACAGTCCGCGGGAGGGGTTCTGGACCGCCGCGACGAACGCGCGCTGGAGGATCGAGAGGTCGCCGAACCCGGGGACATCCTCCGGGTCCGCGTCCTCGGAGGGCGGTCCGGAGTCGCCGGAGCCTGCCGCCTCGGCGTCGACGGAGCTATCGGTGTCGGTCACGCGCCCGAATACGGGCCGGAGGATGCTGTACCTATCGCTTGGCGGGCCGGTATCGAGCGGACGGCGAACGGTCACCGATCGGGAGTCGGCTGTCACTCAGCCGAAGACGCCGGCGACGGCGAACGAACCGAGGAGGAACGCGATCAGCCCGGCCGCGAGGTTCGACGCCGCGACCCCTGCCGCGGCGCGGCCTCCGGTCTCGCTCGCGGCCCGCACGGTCCCGACGGCGAACGACGAGAACGTCGTGAACGCCCCGCAGAAGCCGACGCCGAAGAGCAGCGTCGCCGCCGACCCGATCGGTGCGGCGGCCACCGCACCGAGGGCGAAGCTCCCGAGCGCGTTGACGACGAGAACCGACCGGCCTCCCTCGACGCGGAGGCCGACCGCGTGACGGGAGACCGCGCCGAGGGCCCCGCCGACACCGACGAGCGCCGGCGCGAGGAGCGGACCGGCGGTCATCGTCGGTACCGCCTCCCGACGGCGAGTCCGAGCGCGGCCGCGGCGAGTCCGGTGGCGTAGCTGGCGGCGACGTACCACGCGCCCGCCGGGGTTCCGAGCGCGACCGCGTCCGAGACGAACGTGCTGTACGTCGTGAACGACGAGAGCGCGCCAGTCCCGACGAAGAGCCGGAGCCGCTCGCTGGACGTTCGAGTCAACAGGACCCCGAGCGCGAACGAGCCGGCGACGTTCGCGGTCAGGGTGCCGACGCCGGTCGCCGTCCCGCCGAGGACCGCCGGGCCACCGCCGAGAGACGCTAAGGCGACGAGTCCGCCCGCCGCGGCGTCGGTCGCGTGCCTTGCGACCGCACCGAGGAATCCCCCGACCGCGACGAGGAGGAACCCGTACGGGGTCCGTTCCATGCGCGTCGGTGGGTCCGGGGGCGCTTGTACGTTCTGAACCGGAGCACCGCTCCGGTCCCGGCGTCGTTCCCGGCTGGCGGCGTTCTCGGCCGGCGTCACTCCGTACTCGGTGTCACTTCGCGCCCGACAGGCGACTCGCGCGCGGACTCTCTCCCTCGTGTGGCGTTCGTCGTTCCCGGATCTGGACCGTGTGGACCGTCTCGGTGGCGTCGTCGACGACGAGCGCCTCGCCGACCCCGTCGGGGAGCCGTGCCGCGAGGTCGCCGGCGAGGTACGTCGCCTCCGCCTCCGCCAGTCGGTCGATGTCGCGCGTGGCCGTGAGCCGGTGGGAGACGAGGAGGTCCGACTGCGAGACGGCGACGCTCGGCAGCGCGGCCGGCCGCTGGGTCGCAGAGACGAGCGAGACGCCGGGAGCGCGTCCACGGGTCAGGAGGGTTCGGAGCGCCGACTCCGCGACGCCGCCGAAGAAGGCGTGCGCCTCGTCGACGAGCAGCCACGGGAGCCGGGAGAGGCCTCCGTCGATCCGCGCGTCGTAGAGGCCGCGAGCCACCGCGCGGACGACGGCGGCCGCGGCCGCGTCGGGAACGCCGGCGAGGTCGATCACTGTGGGGTCGCCGTCGGCCGCAAGCGAGGCGACCGACGGCGCGTCGGCGTCGAAGACGCCCCACGACG belongs to Halorubrum sp. DM2 and includes:
- a CDS encoding CrcB family protein, whose translation is MERTPYGFLLVAVGGFLGAVARHATDAAAGGLVALASLGGGPAVLGGTATGVGTLTANVAGSFALGVLLTRTSSERLRLFVGTGALSSFTTYSTFVSDAVALGTPAGAWYVAASYATGLAAAALGLAVGRRYRR
- a CDS encoding CrcB family protein encodes the protein MTAGPLLAPALVGVGGALGAVSRHAVGLRVEGGRSVLVVNALGSFALGAVAAAPIGSAATLLFGVGFCGAFTTFSSFAVGTVRAASETGGRAAAGVAASNLAAGLIAFLLGSFAVAGVFG